The DNA sequence TTACCCAACTGGGGCAGAGAGCAAtgtgactgatgtataatctctgcaaagtgctgcacaatatgtctcCCTATAGAAATAAGCCCCAGGAGTTCACTTGGGTCTCACCAGTtatgcaaggggggggggggttaatattTGAGAAACACCAATTTGAGGTTTAGAAAGGCAGTTGTTAGTGCTCAACATCATGCAGGGCTACAGAATACTGTGAAGCTTCTCCTTGTGTGTTGTGTTTGCCCCAGGAGTATTTTTACATAGGATTCCTCTTCCTGAAATCTGGAAAAGTACCCAGAGataaatgaaacataattatgtaaaATCTATATTTGTTGAAAGGTCAATATTAGACATGTAATTAGCAGCTTCAGAACTTTGTTTTCTGGTCTATAGccggccatagacgtgcagattttattctttgtacaaTAAAAGATCATTAGTTTCAATGTAACaatctacaactaaccattcagactaAAGTCGTGAAAACAACAAACCAGactatgttctggccattaattgacagaccgtAATCATATGGAACTTATGTCCGACAattagtagtgacagtcacccagtGATAtagtcaatacatgcagagaaatcatcgttagctgacagaaatctcctaacctgtccgatcgacatggcacgaaaaatgtcggtaGGCTTATTCCTACTCCGCACATTCATAAAATACTATGAATCTTTATTTCATACgactatatctttgcgtctatggccagcttaatgtaaTTCTTTGTAATTGTTTTGCCTGACCTGGCAGattatttctacatttttcaGGCATGATCAAATAAATATCCCCTCTGTGGTCATTCAACACCTGAGTTCTGAAAAGCTTCCCCATGCATTTCTGTCCTGTGATGCTTCAAGACCAAGTGGGAGGCAGGAGCAACATGGCTTCTATAAATTCTACTTTCCATTCATCATCTATGTTATGGCATTTTTATCAGGCATGATGGTGGCATTTATTCTCATGCATGCTCTAccagtttatttttgtttgttgtcTTTTTGTTCTTTCTTAGACAAAAGCTTGAATTAGTCCATAGTGTTTGATGTTGCCTTTGCCTACTATATGTCTTatggatttttgttttattttccaggCGTGCCAGGCAGAAGTTGTTCTCCCTCCTTACTGTTTGATGCAATGTCGGCTCCAACTCGGCTTCTTTTCCCTCTGATTAGAAACTGTGAATTTGGCAGAATATGCAGTTCTGTATGCTACTGCCACCACAAGCATCTTTGTTGCTCATCAAGCCACTCTTCGTTAAAACTAGGGGCAGATACGAGGCACGTATCAGCCTTTCACAACCCCAGATGTGCTCAAGTGAGGAGATACGTAACTACTCCGCAAAGGTTTTACCTCACCCCGCCACAGGTCAACAGTATTCTCAAGGCCAACGAATACAGTTTTAAAGTTCCAGAGTTTGATGGAAAAAATATCAGCTCCATCCTTGGGTTTGACAGCAACCAGTTGCCAGCAAATGCTCCAATTGAGGACCGGAGAAGTGCAGCGACATGCCTACAGAGCAGAGGGATGCTGCTCGGTGTATTTGATGGACACGCCGGTTGTGCTTGTGCTCAGGCCGTCAGTGAAAGACTCTTCTATTACATCGCGGTTTCTCTGCTGCCTCAGGAAACTCTGCTTGAAATTGAAAATGCGGTGGAAAGTGGCCGAGCTTTGTTGCCCATATTACAGTGGCACAAGCATCCAAACGATTATTTTAGTAAGGAGGCTTCAAAGATGTATTTCAATAGCTTAAGGACCTATTGGCAAGAGTTGATTGACCTTAACACGGGTGAGACTACTGATGTAAAGGAAGCGCTTATTAACTCATTTAAAAGACTAGATAATGACCTTTCTTTGGAAGCACAAGTTGGAGACCCAAATTCTTTTCTGAACTACTGGGTCTTGCGTGTCGCTTTTTCTGGAGCTACCGCTTGCGTGGCTCACGTGGATGGGGTAGATTTGCATGTTGCCAACACGGGTGACAGTCGGGCGCTTCTTGGTGTCCAGGAGGAAGATGGGTCATGGTCAGCAGTGACAATGTCTCACGACCATAATGCTCAGAATGAATCAGAAATAATAAGAGTCAAATCAGAACACCCGAAGGAGGTTAAGACTATCGTCAAACAGGATCGACTTCTTGGATTATTGATGCCATTCAGAGCTTTCGGAGACGTAAAGTTTAAATGGAGCATTGACCTCCAGAAACGTGTTGTAGAGTCTGGCCCAGATCAACTCAATGACAATGAGTATACAAAATTTATCCCTCCTAACTACCACACCCCTCCGTATTTAACTGCTGAGCCAGAAGTGATATATCATAGGTTACGACCAAAGGATAAATTTCTCATTTTGGCTACTGACGGTCTTTGGGAAACCATGCACAGGCAAGATGTGGTAAGAATAGTAGGAGAGTATCTAACAGGAGTTCATCACCAGCAGCCTCTAGCTGTAGGAGGCTACAAAGTCACTCTGGGACAGATGCAAGGGTTATTAATGGAAAGAAGGGCCAGGACTTCTTCTGTGTTCGAAGATCAAAATGCAGCCACCCATTTAATACGTCACGCGGTGGGAAACAACGAATTTGGAGCTGTAGACCACGAGCGTCTGTCAAAAATGCTCAGTCTGCCAGAAGAATTGGCCCGGATGTACAGAGACGATATTTCAATTCTAGTGGTTCAGTTCAACTCACACGTCATTGGAGCACATCAGAATAAAGATCAGTGACATACAATATGC is a window from the Xenopus laevis strain J_2021 chromosome 6L, Xenopus_laevis_v10.1, whole genome shotgun sequence genome containing:
- the LOC121393050 gene encoding pyruvate dehydrogenase [acetyl-transferring]-phosphatase 1, mitochondrial isoform X2 produces the protein MSAPTRLLFPLIRNCEFGRICSSVCYCHHKHLCCSSSHSSLKLGADTRHVSAFHNPRCAQVRRYVTTPQRFYLTPPQVNSILKANEYSFKVPEFDGKNISSILGFDSNQLPANAPIEDRRSAATCLQSRGMLLGVFDGHAGCACAQAVSERLFYYIAVSLLPQETLLEIENAVESGRALLPILQWHKHPNDYFSKEASKMYFNSLRTYWQELIDLNTGETTDVKEALINSFKRLDNDLSLEAQVGDPNSFLNYWVLRVAFSGATACVAHVDGVDLHVANTGDSRALLGVQEEDGSWSAVTMSHDHNAQNESEIIRVKSEHPKEVKTIVKQDRLLGLLMPFRAFGDVKFKWSIDLQKRVVESGPDQLNDNEYTKFIPPNYHTPPYLTAEPEVIYHRLRPKDKFLILATDGLWETMHRQDVVRIVGEYLTGVHHQQPLAVGGYKVTLGQMQGLLMERRARTSSVFEDQNAATHLIRHAVGNNEFGAVDHERLSKMLSLPEELARMYRDDISILVVQFNSHVIGAHQNKDQ
- the LOC121393050 gene encoding pyruvate dehydrogenase [acetyl-transferring]-phosphatase 1, mitochondrial isoform X1 — translated: MFSSCCDRRMCVCPGPRRIGVPGRSCSPSLLFDAMSAPTRLLFPLIRNCEFGRICSSVCYCHHKHLCCSSSHSSLKLGADTRHVSAFHNPRCAQVRRYVTTPQRFYLTPPQVNSILKANEYSFKVPEFDGKNISSILGFDSNQLPANAPIEDRRSAATCLQSRGMLLGVFDGHAGCACAQAVSERLFYYIAVSLLPQETLLEIENAVESGRALLPILQWHKHPNDYFSKEASKMYFNSLRTYWQELIDLNTGETTDVKEALINSFKRLDNDLSLEAQVGDPNSFLNYWVLRVAFSGATACVAHVDGVDLHVANTGDSRALLGVQEEDGSWSAVTMSHDHNAQNESEIIRVKSEHPKEVKTIVKQDRLLGLLMPFRAFGDVKFKWSIDLQKRVVESGPDQLNDNEYTKFIPPNYHTPPYLTAEPEVIYHRLRPKDKFLILATDGLWETMHRQDVVRIVGEYLTGVHHQQPLAVGGYKVTLGQMQGLLMERRARTSSVFEDQNAATHLIRHAVGNNEFGAVDHERLSKMLSLPEELARMYRDDISILVVQFNSHVIGAHQNKDQ